In the genome of Dethiosulfovibrio peptidovorans, the window GAGACCTGTCCTCAATATCTGGTTCTCACGGATGCGGTATATGAGGAAACGGAAGGCCATCTGTACTCGGCCAGTCCTGCACTTCGAAAGGATCGAGACAGGGCCGCTTTGTGGAAAGCCCTTCGAATCGGAGGGATCGACTTCGTCGCGACGGATCATTGCCCCTTCACCAGAGAGCAAAAAACCTGGACGGGAGACTTCGCCGATCTCCCCTACGGTATTGCCGGAGTGGAGACCTCTTTGCCGCTGGTGTATTCTTTTGGGGTTGGGGCCGGTCTCCTGCCGCTGGAAACCTTGCCCGTCGTTATGTCTCAGGCACCGGCTGATCGGTATGCTTTGCCGGGCAAGGGGCGAATCCTGCCGGGATACGACGCTGACCTCGTTCTCTTCGACCCGCAGGCCCGGTGGAGCCTCTCGGCCTCGAAATTTCACATGAACGTGGATTTCTGTCCGTACGAGGGCATGGAGGTCAGGGGGCGAGTTGTGAGCACTTTCTCTCGAGGAGAGGAGATTTACTGTGACGGTGAACTCTGCTGCGAACCGGGCAGGGGACGATACCTTTTCCGAGCGCCAAGGCCGAAAGTCCGTTGATGATCGACCTGGAGCATAAATACTAACTTACAGAACGGAGGACGAACCATGAGCACGAGAGTCGTAGTGGCCCTGGGAGGGAACGCCATCCTTCAGAGAGGGCAAAAAGGGACGGAAGTGGATCAGAGAGAGAACGTCAGGAAGACGGTGCACCAGATTGTCAGGATGATTGAGGCGGGGTACGAGGTCGTCCTGACGCACGGCAACGGTCCCCAGGTTGGAGCGATTCTCATCCAGAACGAAGCAGGGAGAGAGAAAGTCCCAGCCATGCCCATGGACGTCTGTGGTGCAGAAAGCCAGGGCTTCATCGGCTACATGTTTGTTCAGGAATTCAAGAAAGCCCTTTTGGAGAGGAAACTCGACAAAGAACCTCTGTGCCTGGTAACTCAGGTAGAGGTCTCGGCCGACGATCCTGCCTTTGTGAACCCCACGAAGCCGGTGGGCCCCTTTTACGACGAAGCCACAGCCAAGGCCCGTATCGAGTCCTCGGGAGAAAGCTGGATTGAGGACGCCGGGCGTGGATGGAGACGTGTGGTTCCTTCTCCCAAGCCCATCAACATCGTTGAGCGCCGTGCCGTGAAAGAGCTGGCGGACAACGGGTATGTGGTGGTGGC includes:
- the arcC gene encoding carbamate kinase; amino-acid sequence: MSTRVVVALGGNAILQRGQKGTEVDQRENVRKTVHQIVRMIEAGYEVVLTHGNGPQVGAILIQNEAGREKVPAMPMDVCGAESQGFIGYMFVQEFKKALLERKLDKEPLCLVTQVEVSADDPAFVNPTKPVGPFYDEATAKARIESSGESWIEDAGRGWRRVVPSPKPINIVERRAVKELADNGYVVVASGGGGIPVVKSDKGGYDGVEAVIDKDLAGELLAQQVNADLFMILTDVPKVALRYGTPDEEWLGKVTIEQMKGYQSEGHFKAGSMGPKVAAAMAFVENGGTRAVIASLDQALEALEGTEGTQIVK